Proteins encoded by one window of Salicibibacter halophilus:
- the ftsH gene encoding ATP-dependent zinc metalloprotease FtsH: protein MNRTVRYTFFWLFVLLILIGIVQLFTDDPVEDEIMNTDEFMQALEQDEIATMTVQPEMDVYHIEGELVNGGEEDESNEFTAYILRSPEITNMLLEAIDTNESLTAINTEPGEEPGGWLQFLVAVIPFIIIFILFFFLLSQMQGGGNKMMNFGKSKAKMQQESDKKKARFKDVAGAEEEKQELVEIVDFLKDPRKFANIGARIPKGVLLVGPPGTGKTLLGRAVAGEAGVPFFSISGSDFVEMFVGVGASRVRDLFNNAKNNAPCIIFIDELDAVGRQRGAGVGGGHDEREQTLNQLLVEMDGFEGNEGIIIIAATNRSDVLDPALLRPGRFDRQITVGLPDVKGREDVLKVHVREKPMDEDVELHIIAQRTPGFSGAELENLLNEAALVAARSNSVKIKMVHIEEAIDRVIAGPAKKTRVISDKERNIVAHHEAGHTVVGVKLQNADAVHKVTIVPRGQAGGYAMMLPKEDRYFMTKPELLDKIVGLLGGRVSEDVIFGEASTGAHNDFQRATAIARKMVMEYGMSEKLGPLQFGSSGGGQVFLGRDIQNEQNYSDAIAHEIDKEVQRIIKESYERCRQILTENKDKLELVAQNLLELETLDAEQIYSLVEDGKLPEGHHSNQTQEEALKNSGDADPVDDENVKVNINAQEEAQQETESDQSQTNEEAEEQDQTEEKGDEGEQEDDNRRS, encoded by the coding sequence ATGAACCGAACAGTGAGATATACTTTTTTTTGGTTATTTGTTCTTCTAATACTTATCGGGATTGTTCAACTGTTTACGGATGATCCTGTTGAAGATGAAATAATGAATACGGATGAATTCATGCAAGCGCTTGAACAAGATGAGATCGCCACGATGACCGTTCAGCCTGAGATGGATGTTTACCATATTGAGGGTGAGCTGGTGAATGGCGGCGAAGAAGACGAATCGAATGAGTTCACCGCTTACATTTTACGCTCTCCGGAAATTACGAACATGTTGCTGGAAGCGATCGATACAAATGAGTCATTAACGGCTATTAATACAGAGCCCGGTGAAGAACCGGGAGGCTGGTTGCAATTTCTCGTAGCGGTTATTCCGTTCATCATCATATTTATCCTTTTCTTCTTCTTGCTGAGCCAGATGCAAGGCGGCGGAAACAAAATGATGAATTTCGGGAAAAGCAAAGCGAAAATGCAACAGGAATCAGACAAGAAAAAAGCACGTTTTAAAGACGTCGCCGGTGCTGAAGAAGAAAAGCAGGAACTTGTGGAGATCGTGGATTTCTTGAAGGATCCGCGCAAATTCGCAAACATTGGTGCGCGTATTCCTAAAGGGGTGCTCCTTGTTGGTCCTCCAGGGACAGGGAAAACATTGCTCGGCCGTGCTGTTGCCGGTGAAGCAGGCGTTCCTTTCTTCTCCATCAGCGGTTCCGATTTCGTGGAAATGTTCGTAGGCGTTGGTGCATCCAGGGTGCGAGACCTATTTAACAATGCAAAAAATAACGCCCCTTGCATTATTTTCATCGACGAGCTAGATGCTGTGGGCCGTCAGCGTGGAGCAGGCGTCGGCGGTGGCCACGATGAGCGTGAACAAACATTAAACCAGTTGCTCGTTGAGATGGATGGATTTGAAGGAAACGAAGGCATTATTATCATTGCCGCAACGAACCGTTCAGATGTTCTTGACCCGGCACTATTGCGCCCTGGGCGTTTTGACCGTCAAATCACGGTCGGGTTGCCGGATGTCAAGGGACGTGAAGATGTACTGAAAGTTCACGTCCGCGAAAAACCAATGGATGAAGACGTTGAACTTCACATTATCGCACAACGAACACCAGGCTTTTCAGGTGCCGAATTGGAAAACCTTCTCAATGAAGCAGCGTTAGTCGCCGCAAGATCCAATAGCGTGAAGATTAAAATGGTGCACATTGAAGAAGCGATTGACCGAGTGATTGCCGGTCCTGCGAAGAAAACAAGAGTGATTTCCGACAAAGAAAGAAATATTGTTGCCCACCACGAAGCCGGTCACACGGTTGTTGGTGTGAAGTTGCAGAATGCGGATGCCGTTCATAAAGTTACGATCGTCCCACGCGGACAAGCGGGCGGTTATGCGATGATGCTACCGAAAGAAGACCGCTATTTTATGACAAAGCCGGAGTTGCTTGATAAAATCGTCGGTTTGCTCGGCGGACGCGTGTCGGAAGACGTCATCTTTGGAGAAGCAAGCACCGGTGCGCACAATGATTTCCAACGCGCCACAGCAATTGCTCGAAAAATGGTCATGGAGTATGGCATGAGCGAAAAACTGGGACCTTTGCAATTTGGATCTTCCGGTGGGGGGCAAGTGTTCCTCGGCCGCGACATTCAAAATGAGCAAAATTACTCCGACGCAATCGCCCATGAGATTGATAAAGAAGTGCAACGGATCATTAAGGAAAGTTATGAACGTTGTCGTCAAATCTTGACGGAAAACAAAGATAAACTTGAACTTGTCGCTCAGAATTTGCTTGAATTAGAGACATTGGATGCCGAGCAAATCTACTCTCTCGTCGAAGACGGCAAGTTGCCTGAAGGCCACCATTCCAATCAGACACAAGAAGAGGCGTTGAAGAATTCCGGGGATGCTGATCCTGTGGATGATGAAAACGTGAAGGTTAACATTAACGCGCAAGAAGAAGCGCAACAAGAAACGGAAAGCGACCAATCACAAACGAATGAAGAGGCCGAGGAGCAAGATCAAACCGAAGAAAAAGGCGACGAAGGGGAACAAGAAGACGATAATCGCCGCTCATAG
- the lysS gene encoding lysine--tRNA ligase has protein sequence MTKDNQQNDQMLVRLEKLQQLQEQGYNPFGVRFDRTHTAEAMHEAYAAHSKEELEEKEGEETVAVAGRLMTKRGKGKAGFAHIQDLSGQIQLYVRKDAVGEEQYERFQTCDIGDIVAVEGVAFKTKVGELSVKASNFHLLTKSLRPLPDKHHGLKDIEHRYRQRYLDLIVNPDVQQTFIQRGRILQSMRRYLDDQGFLEVETPMMHQIPGGASARPFVTHHNALDMELYMRIAIELHLKRLIVGGLEKVYEVGRVFRNEGVSTRHNPEFTMIELYEAYADFQDIMTLTENLIAHITHDVHGEMQVQYGDETIDLSPSWKRVHMVDLIKEETGVNFWAEMSDEEAHQLAKDHRVQVDHYMTFGHIVNEFFEQLVEDKLIQPTFVYGHPVAISPLARQNADDSRFTDRFELFIVGREHANAFTELNDPVDQRKRFEEQVKARERGDEEAQMMDEDFLEALEYGMPPTGGLGIGIDRLVMLLTNSSSIRDVLLFPQMKTKD, from the coding sequence ATGACGAAAGACAATCAGCAAAATGATCAAATGCTTGTGCGTCTTGAAAAATTACAACAGTTGCAAGAACAAGGGTATAATCCTTTCGGCGTACGCTTTGACCGTACCCATACAGCGGAAGCAATGCATGAGGCCTATGCCGCGCACAGCAAAGAAGAATTGGAAGAAAAAGAAGGGGAAGAGACGGTAGCGGTTGCCGGTCGCTTGATGACTAAGCGCGGAAAAGGAAAAGCCGGCTTTGCCCATATTCAGGATCTCAGCGGCCAAATACAATTGTATGTCCGCAAGGATGCTGTTGGCGAAGAGCAGTATGAGCGATTTCAAACATGTGATATCGGAGATATTGTTGCCGTTGAAGGGGTTGCTTTTAAAACAAAAGTTGGCGAATTATCGGTCAAGGCCAGTAATTTTCATTTGCTTACGAAATCATTGCGCCCGCTCCCGGACAAACACCATGGGTTAAAGGATATCGAGCATCGTTACCGCCAGCGTTACCTTGACCTTATCGTAAACCCTGATGTGCAGCAGACGTTCATCCAAAGAGGGAGAATTTTACAATCGATGCGCCGCTATTTAGACGATCAAGGTTTTCTTGAGGTTGAAACACCGATGATGCACCAAATTCCCGGCGGCGCCTCTGCCCGTCCATTTGTCACGCATCATAACGCGTTGGATATGGAACTTTATATGCGAATCGCGATTGAACTTCATTTGAAACGTCTAATCGTCGGCGGCCTTGAAAAAGTGTATGAGGTCGGGCGCGTATTTCGAAATGAAGGTGTATCTACAAGGCACAACCCTGAGTTCACGATGATTGAATTATATGAGGCGTATGCTGATTTTCAGGATATCATGACTTTAACGGAAAATTTAATCGCGCATATTACGCACGATGTCCACGGGGAAATGCAAGTGCAATATGGGGATGAAACGATTGATCTTTCTCCCTCGTGGAAACGCGTCCACATGGTAGATTTGATAAAAGAAGAAACAGGGGTAAACTTTTGGGCTGAAATGAGCGATGAGGAAGCCCATCAACTTGCCAAAGACCATCGTGTCCAAGTGGATCATTATATGACATTCGGACATATTGTAAATGAGTTTTTCGAGCAACTGGTGGAAGACAAGCTTATACAGCCTACATTTGTTTATGGACACCCGGTGGCTATATCTCCGTTGGCGCGTCAAAATGCAGATGACTCCCGTTTCACGGACCGGTTTGAATTGTTTATCGTTGGCAGGGAACATGCAAACGCCTTTACCGAATTAAACGACCCTGTTGATCAACGAAAAAGGTTTGAAGAACAGGTTAAAGCACGGGAACGCGGAGACGAAGAGGCCCAAATGATGGACGAAGACTTTTTGGAAGCATTGGAATACGGGATGCCACCCACGGGTGGATTAGGCATCGGCATTGACCGTCTAGTTATGTTGCTTACAAATTCTTCGTCGATCCGTGATGTACTCTTATTCCCCCAAATGAAAACCAAGGATTAA
- a CDS encoding type III pantothenate kinase gives MILVIDIGNTHIVFGVYKEQHLLNHWRISTVHDRTEDEYGVLICTLLEKKQIAVDEIKGVIISSVAPSLMFAFEHMAKKYFNQSPMIVGPGIKTGLNILYDNPRDVGADRIVNAVAAIEEYGSPLVIVDFGTATTFCFIDEKGNYVGGAIAPGITISTDALYTHASKLPHIEIAAPQSVVGQNTIQAMQAGIYYGYIGQVDGIVNRMKAQAAKEPKVIATGGPSELIGDSAASIDTVDAFLTLKGLKMIYDKNN, from the coding sequence ATGATTCTTGTTATAGATATCGGGAATACACATATTGTTTTTGGGGTATACAAGGAGCAGCATCTGCTAAACCATTGGAGAATTTCGACGGTACACGATAGAACCGAGGATGAATATGGGGTTTTAATATGCACGCTGCTAGAAAAAAAACAGATTGCCGTTGATGAGATTAAGGGAGTTATTATATCTTCGGTGGCTCCTTCTCTGATGTTCGCGTTTGAACATATGGCAAAGAAGTATTTTAACCAATCCCCCATGATCGTTGGCCCGGGTATCAAAACAGGGCTAAACATTCTGTATGATAATCCGCGAGATGTGGGTGCCGACCGCATCGTGAACGCGGTAGCGGCAATTGAAGAATATGGAAGCCCTCTTGTCATCGTTGACTTCGGGACGGCAACGACCTTTTGTTTTATCGATGAAAAGGGAAACTATGTAGGAGGGGCGATCGCCCCCGGCATTACGATCTCAACGGATGCCCTGTATACCCACGCGTCAAAACTGCCGCATATTGAAATTGCAGCGCCCCAATCCGTGGTCGGCCAAAATACCATTCAAGCGATGCAAGCGGGGATTTATTACGGGTATATCGGTCAGGTTGACGGAATTGTCAATCGAATGAAAGCACAGGCAGCAAAAGAACCAAAGGTGATTGCCACAGGGGGGCCGTCGGAATTAATTGGGGATTCCGCAGCTTCTATTGATACGGTTGATGCATTTTTGACGCTAAAAGGATTGAAGATGATCTATGATAAAAATAATTGA
- the folB gene encoding dihydroneopterin aldolase, giving the protein MDKVFVTGMKFYAYHGVFPEENKLGQRFIVDVALEADLKEAAKSDDIEKSVDYGEVYKAAKQVLEGRTYNLVESIAEEVAAQVLKTFSIVERTTVKVIKPDPPIPGHYDHVAIEIVRDR; this is encoded by the coding sequence TTGGATAAGGTGTTTGTAACAGGGATGAAATTCTACGCGTATCACGGCGTTTTTCCGGAAGAAAATAAACTCGGGCAGCGTTTTATCGTAGATGTTGCATTGGAAGCCGATTTAAAAGAAGCAGCTAAAAGTGATGATATCGAAAAAAGTGTTGATTACGGCGAGGTTTACAAAGCAGCGAAGCAAGTATTGGAAGGGCGAACGTATAACTTGGTGGAATCGATTGCCGAGGAAGTAGCGGCACAGGTGCTGAAGACGTTTTCCATTGTGGAACGGACAACGGTGAAGGTCATAAAACCGGATCCTCCCATTCCCGGCCATTATGATCATGTAGCGATTGAAATTGTGAGGGACCGGTAA
- the cysK gene encoding cysteine synthase A, producing the protein MSKVVNSITELIGDTPLVKLNRLTGENDADVYLKLEFYNPGSSVKDRIALAMIERAEKEGKIKPGDTLIEATSGNTGIGLAMVAAAKGYRSLLVMPDTMSQERRNLLRAYGAELELTPGAEGMGGAIRKTNELAEEKGYFIPEQFENQANVDVHRETTGRELLEQVDGQIDAFVSGIGTGGTITGAGRLLKEHYPNLKNIAVEPADAPVLSGGEKGPHKIQGIGAGFVPGILDTEVYDEIVTATTEQSFEYARRAAREEGILGGISSGAALYAAVEEAKKQGEGKKVVVVIPSNGERYLSTPLYQFDDE; encoded by the coding sequence ATGAGCAAAGTGGTAAATTCCATTACTGAACTAATTGGGGACACACCTCTCGTGAAATTAAATCGACTTACGGGAGAAAACGATGCCGATGTTTATTTAAAGCTTGAATTTTACAATCCGGGAAGTTCTGTGAAAGACCGAATCGCTTTGGCGATGATTGAACGAGCGGAAAAGGAAGGCAAGATAAAACCCGGCGATACGCTTATAGAAGCTACGAGTGGAAATACAGGTATAGGACTCGCGATGGTTGCCGCTGCGAAAGGCTATCGTTCCCTTCTTGTCATGCCGGATACGATGAGCCAGGAACGCCGCAATTTGTTGAGAGCATACGGGGCTGAACTCGAACTGACTCCCGGGGCAGAAGGCATGGGCGGCGCGATCCGCAAAACCAATGAACTAGCTGAAGAAAAGGGTTACTTTATTCCAGAACAGTTCGAAAACCAAGCAAATGTGGATGTTCATCGGGAAACGACAGGCCGGGAATTGCTCGAACAAGTGGATGGACAAATCGATGCATTCGTATCCGGAATAGGCACAGGCGGTACGATTACCGGTGCCGGTCGATTGTTAAAAGAACACTATCCGAATCTGAAAAACATTGCTGTCGAACCGGCGGACGCACCAGTGTTGTCCGGCGGCGAGAAAGGGCCCCATAAAATCCAAGGCATCGGCGCCGGCTTTGTTCCAGGAATTTTGGACACGGAAGTTTATGACGAAATCGTAACAGCGACAACCGAGCAATCTTTTGAATATGCTCGCCGTGCCGCTCGCGAAGAAGGCATCCTCGGCGGCATTTCTTCCGGCGCAGCCCTTTATGCAGCTGTGGAAGAAGCCAAAAAGCAAGGGGAAGGCAAGAAAGTCGTCGTCGTGATCCCGTCCAATGGTGAACGCTATTTAAGCACACCGCTTTATCAGTTCGATGATGAGTAA
- a CDS encoding helix-turn-helix domain-containing protein, producing the protein METTRAGGRVRAFRKLKGYTQQSFAKKMHMSVSVVGEIERGTRPAEEDFIKRASTLLDISVEELLGENQFEDQSR; encoded by the coding sequence ATGGAAACGACAAGGGCAGGCGGAAGAGTTCGGGCTTTTCGAAAACTAAAAGGATATACACAGCAAAGCTTCGCAAAGAAAATGCATATGTCCGTGTCAGTGGTCGGTGAAATCGAACGTGGAACAAGGCCGGCGGAAGAAGACTTTATTAAACGTGCATCGACTCTTTTGGATATATCGGTTGAAGAGTTGTTGGGTGAAAATCAATTTGAGGATCAAAGTCGGTGA
- a CDS encoding anthranilate synthase component II, whose amino-acid sequence MLFVIDNYDSFTYNLVQYLGELGEECLVKRNDETSVKEIAEMRPDRLVISPGPCAPDQAGITLEAVRYFSGRIPVLGVCLGHQAIGQVFGGKVIQASRLMHGKTSRLFHDNQTLYKGVPQETEVMRYHSLTVESNSLPDCLEVTSWTEQGEMMGFRHRSHPTEGVQFHPESIMSVHGKAMLAKWLTAYTTPDPLGV is encoded by the coding sequence ATGTTATTTGTGATTGATAATTATGATTCATTTACGTATAACCTCGTTCAATATTTAGGTGAACTGGGGGAAGAATGTTTGGTGAAGCGTAACGATGAAACGTCGGTGAAGGAAATTGCGGAGATGCGACCGGACCGGTTAGTGATATCGCCGGGGCCGTGCGCTCCCGACCAAGCCGGGATTACGCTTGAAGCGGTACGGTATTTCAGCGGGAGAATTCCCGTTCTTGGTGTTTGCTTGGGGCACCAGGCCATTGGTCAAGTATTCGGCGGCAAAGTCATACAGGCTTCCCGATTGATGCATGGCAAGACCTCTCGTTTGTTTCATGATAACCAAACGTTGTATAAAGGGGTTCCCCAGGAAACGGAAGTCATGCGGTATCATTCCTTAACGGTAGAATCAAATTCTCTCCCTGATTGTCTGGAGGTTACTTCGTGGACAGAACAAGGAGAGATGATGGGTTTTCGGCACCGCAGCCATCCGACGGAGGGCGTTCAGTTTCACCCTGAATCGATCATGTCCGTACATGGGAAAGCGATGCTCGCCAAATGGTTGACTGCATATACAACCCCTGATCCTTTAGGCGTATAA
- the hslO gene encoding Hsp33 family molecular chaperone HslO — translation MRDYLIKATAFEKQVRVYAAITTDMVNEAVRRHQAYPTASAALGRTMTVSTMMGAMMSGDNKLTVKVEGDGPLGPVIVDSTAEGNTRGYVHNPRVHFELNRFGKLDVARAVGRNGHIAVAKDLGMKETFTSHSPIVSGELGEDFTYYFTASEQVPSSVGLGVLVDTDHSVLASGGFIVQVLPGTEDAIIDHMEKQIEAAPPISKLIERGYNPERIIETITGGDYQFLEEMPVQFKCTCSKERIGSAMIGLGSEEIQSMITEDHGAETECHFCHAEYLFSAEDLMQLKQEALDQENERN, via the coding sequence TTGCGTGACTATCTTATAAAAGCCACAGCTTTTGAAAAACAAGTGCGGGTATACGCGGCGATTACGACGGATATGGTAAACGAAGCCGTTCGGCGTCATCAAGCTTATCCTACGGCATCGGCCGCGCTTGGACGAACGATGACCGTTTCCACGATGATGGGTGCCATGATGAGTGGCGACAATAAACTTACGGTGAAAGTGGAAGGGGACGGCCCCCTCGGTCCAGTCATTGTCGACAGTACGGCTGAAGGGAATACGAGAGGATACGTGCACAATCCCCGGGTTCATTTTGAGTTAAATCGCTTTGGAAAACTTGATGTTGCCCGCGCTGTTGGGCGTAACGGACATATTGCGGTCGCTAAGGATCTTGGCATGAAAGAAACGTTTACGAGCCATTCTCCTATTGTGTCAGGAGAATTGGGAGAAGATTTCACGTATTACTTTACGGCATCTGAACAAGTGCCTTCATCTGTCGGCCTTGGTGTTCTAGTGGACACGGATCATTCTGTTTTAGCTTCCGGAGGATTTATCGTACAAGTTTTACCGGGAACAGAAGACGCAATCATTGATCATATGGAGAAACAAATTGAAGCTGCTCCGCCAATCTCAAAATTAATTGAACGAGGGTACAACCCGGAACGAATCATCGAAACAATCACAGGCGGGGATTATCAATTTTTGGAGGAAATGCCTGTCCAGTTTAAATGTACATGTTCGAAGGAGCGAATTGGCAGCGCGATGATTGGTTTGGGCAGTGAGGAAATCCAGTCGATGATCACGGAAGATCATGGCGCGGAAACGGAGTGCCATTTTTGTCATGCCGAATATTTATTTAGTGCTGAGGATTTGATGCAACTAAAACAAGAAGCATTGGATCAGGAAAATGAACGAAATTAA
- the folK gene encoding 2-amino-4-hydroxy-6-hydroxymethyldihydropteridine diphosphokinase: MNTAYVALGSNIGDRTGYLQKALREMSQEQTIELFSISSIYETEPVGLEAQPYFLNMAVALKTNDSADFLLAKLQSIELRLDRVRNKEQNGPRTMDLDILLFNDENMEKNRLCIPHPRMHERAFVLVPMSEIAPHQVVPTYNQTIKHILDSKPEGFRKGVRVWKRQGQAEEFGLFEN; the protein is encoded by the coding sequence ATGAATACCGCTTATGTTGCGCTTGGGTCAAACATCGGAGACCGGACCGGGTATTTGCAAAAAGCACTCAGAGAAATGAGTCAAGAACAGACAATAGAGCTCTTCTCGATTTCCTCGATCTATGAAACCGAGCCGGTAGGTCTGGAAGCACAGCCTTATTTTCTTAATATGGCCGTTGCTCTCAAAACCAATGATTCTGCCGATTTTTTATTGGCAAAGTTGCAATCGATCGAGTTGCGGTTGGATCGCGTTCGGAATAAGGAACAAAACGGTCCGAGGACGATGGATCTTGACATTCTGTTATTTAACGATGAGAATATGGAGAAGAATAGATTGTGCATTCCTCATCCGCGCATGCACGAACGTGCTTTTGTGCTCGTTCCCATGTCGGAAATTGCCCCTCATCAAGTAGTTCCGACTTACAATCAAACCATCAAACATATTTTAGATTCAAAGCCGGAAGGATTTAGAAAGGGAGTCCGTGTATGGAAACGACAAGGGCAGGCGGAAGAGTTCGGGCTTTTCGAAAACTAA
- the dusB gene encoding tRNA dihydrouridine synthase DusB: protein MLQIGNIKMKNQVVLAPMAGVCNPAFRLIAKEFGSGLVCAEMISDKAILHENEKSMNMLYVDEREKPLSLQIFGGSKESLVSAAQVVDHQTNADIIDINMGCPVPKVTKCDAGARWLLDPDKIYDMVDAVVRNVEKPVTVKMRTGWDDDHVYVLDNAQAVESAGGQAVSVHGRTRYQMYEGLADWDLIREVKETVNIPVIGNGDVNTPQDAKRLLDETGVDGVMIGRAALGNPWMLYRTVRYLEDGSLSEEPDAKEKIDVCMLHMDRLIQLKGEKIAVREMRKHAGWYLKGMRGNGKVRGKINELDYRDDVAEVLYQFAEEGAAAVQ, encoded by the coding sequence ATGTTGCAAATTGGAAATATAAAAATGAAAAACCAAGTGGTGTTGGCGCCGATGGCCGGTGTATGTAATCCCGCGTTTCGTTTAATTGCCAAGGAATTTGGTTCCGGCCTTGTTTGTGCCGAAATGATCAGCGACAAGGCTATTTTGCACGAAAATGAAAAATCGATGAACATGCTCTATGTGGATGAAAGGGAGAAGCCGCTTAGTTTGCAAATATTCGGCGGCAGCAAAGAATCGCTTGTTTCTGCTGCCCAAGTGGTTGATCATCAAACAAATGCGGATATTATCGATATTAATATGGGATGCCCGGTTCCAAAAGTGACGAAATGCGATGCCGGTGCACGCTGGCTGCTCGACCCTGATAAAATTTATGATATGGTCGACGCGGTCGTTCGCAATGTTGAAAAGCCGGTGACCGTGAAAATGAGAACGGGCTGGGATGACGATCATGTTTATGTGCTCGACAATGCACAGGCAGTGGAATCTGCAGGAGGCCAAGCCGTTTCGGTGCACGGCCGGACACGGTATCAAATGTATGAAGGTTTGGCGGATTGGGACCTGATCCGGGAAGTGAAGGAGACGGTGAATATTCCCGTTATCGGAAACGGGGATGTAAATACCCCTCAAGACGCCAAACGTTTACTTGATGAAACAGGTGTTGATGGTGTAATGATCGGCCGGGCGGCGTTAGGCAATCCGTGGATGTTATACCGCACCGTAAGGTATTTGGAAGATGGTTCGTTGTCCGAAGAACCTGATGCAAAAGAAAAAATTGATGTCTGCATGCTTCATATGGATCGTTTGATTCAATTGAAAGGCGAAAAAATTGCTGTTCGTGAAATGAGAAAACATGCAGGATGGTATTTGAAAGGGATGCGCGGCAACGGAAAAGTACGGGGCAAAATTAATGAACTCGACTATAGAGATGATGTGGCGGAAGTATTGTATCAATTTGCCGAAGAAGGAGCGGCTGCTGTTCAATAG
- the folP gene encoding dihydropteroate synthase produces MSTIYGDTWALDFSKKTMVMGVLNVTPDSFSDGGFYSEVDQAVERAREMVAEGADIIDIGGESTRPGFEPVSLEDELSRVLPVIRAVAKAVDAPISIDTYKAETARQAVDAGADIINDIWGAKYDEQMAAVAAEKEVPIILTHNREQAAYDDLISDLISDLMESVDLCIAAGVKQSNIIVDPGIGFGKSHEDNLETMRRLDEIVELGYPVLLGTSRKSIIAKTLDLPAHERVEGTGATVSLGIERGCDIVRVHDVKEMARTVRMMDAMLGKGKVGVPFG; encoded by the coding sequence ATGAGCACGATTTACGGAGATACTTGGGCACTTGACTTTTCTAAAAAAACCATGGTTATGGGCGTTTTAAATGTAACCCCCGATTCATTTTCCGATGGGGGCTTTTATAGCGAAGTTGATCAGGCTGTAGAAAGAGCTAGAGAAATGGTAGCAGAGGGTGCCGATATCATTGATATCGGTGGAGAATCAACGCGCCCCGGTTTTGAGCCTGTCTCATTGGAAGACGAACTTTCCCGGGTTTTGCCGGTTATTCGCGCTGTGGCCAAAGCTGTTGATGCCCCGATCTCGATCGATACGTATAAAGCTGAAACGGCGAGACAAGCGGTAGACGCAGGCGCGGATATCATCAATGACATTTGGGGCGCGAAATACGATGAGCAAATGGCTGCGGTGGCCGCTGAAAAAGAAGTGCCGATTATCCTCACCCATAATCGGGAACAGGCAGCTTATGACGATCTTATTTCGGATCTTATTTCGGATCTGATGGAAAGTGTTGACCTTTGCATAGCAGCGGGGGTGAAACAATCCAATATCATTGTTGACCCCGGGATTGGCTTCGGGAAATCACACGAAGATAATTTGGAAACGATGCGCCGTTTAGATGAGATTGTGGAACTTGGCTATCCGGTTTTATTGGGGACGTCGAGGAAATCCATTATCGCCAAAACCCTCGATCTTCCGGCTCACGAACGCGTAGAGGGAACCGGAGCGACGGTTAGTCTCGGTATTGAACGCGGTTGTGACATCGTGCGCGTGCATGATGTGAAAGAAATGGCTCGAACGGTCCGGATGATGGATGCCATGCTCGGGAAAGGAAAGGTTGGGGTGCCGTTTGGATAA
- the hpt gene encoding hypoxanthine phosphoribosyltransferase, with translation MKEDIEKILIQEVEIKEKTEEIGKQMTQEYKDSFPLVIGVLKGAMPFMADLTRAIDAHLEIDFMDVSSYGNKMVSSGEVKIVKDLDSSVKGRDIIIVEDIIDSGLTLNYLVSLFHHRQANSVKIVTLLDKPEGRKADVVPDIAGFTVPDEFVVGYGLDYAERYRNLPYIGILKPEIYRGS, from the coding sequence ATGAAGGAAGATATTGAAAAAATTTTGATTCAAGAAGTTGAAATAAAAGAGAAGACGGAAGAGATCGGCAAACAGATGACCCAAGAATACAAAGACAGCTTCCCCCTCGTTATCGGGGTGTTAAAAGGCGCCATGCCTTTTATGGCAGATTTGACCCGGGCCATCGATGCCCACCTCGAGATTGATTTTATGGATGTTTCCAGTTACGGAAACAAAATGGTCTCTTCCGGAGAAGTTAAAATTGTAAAAGACCTTGACTCTTCTGTGAAGGGCAGGGATATTATCATCGTCGAGGATATCATTGACAGCGGCTTGACATTGAACTATCTCGTTAGCTTATTTCATCACCGTCAAGCAAACTCCGTAAAGATTGTAACGTTATTGGATAAGCCGGAGGGGCGAAAAGCGGATGTCGTTCCGGATATCGCCGGTTTTACAGTGCCGGATGAATTTGTGGTCGGTTATGGGCTCGACTATGCAGAGCGGTACCGCAACCTTCCTTACATAGGCATCCTAAAGCCGGAGATCTATCGAGGTTCTTGA